A region of the Bacillus sp. NP247 genome:
GTGCAAAAACGAGTGCAGTATTGAATGAAGATGGTACAGCTTGGAAGTTGAATGGTGAGAAGCAGTGGATTACAAATGCTCATATGGCAGATGTATACGTTGTTTTTGCGAAGACAAATAAAGGAATGACAGCGTTTATTGTCGAAAGAACATGTGAAGGTGTATCAATAGGACTAGAAGAAAAGAAGATGGGGATTAAAGGTTCTTCAACAGCGACGCTTATTTTAGAAGATGTTGTCATCCCGGCTGAAAATGTTTTAGGGGAAGTTGGGAAAGGTCATCACGTAGCTCTTAATATTCTTAACTTCGCTAGGTTGAAACTTGCTTTTGGAAATATTGGAACAGCAAAACAAGCAATCGGTTTGTCAGTTCAATATGGAAAAGAACGAAAACAGTTCCAAACTGAATTAGTGGACTTTACGATGATTCAAGAGAAAATTGCCAATATGATTATTTCTACATATGGAGCAGAAAGTGCAGCTTACCGCACAGCAGGTGTAATTGATGAAGCAATTCATGAGAGTGATGAAGATCTTATGAAAAAAATGTCCCAATTTGCAATTGAATGTGCACTTAATAAAGTAAATGCTTCTGAAACACTGGGCAATATTGTAGATGAGGCTGTACAAATTCATGGTGGATACGGTTATATGCAAGAGTACGAGGTAGAACGTTTATATCGTGATGCTAGAATTAGTCGTATTTTTGAAGGAACGAACGAAATTAACAGATTAACAGTTGCCAAAATGTTAATGAAACAAATAGAGCAAATAGAAGAGCATGAAGTAGAAAGTGATATGGAAAATGTAGAAAGAAACCATCGTTACATTTTATTAGCGAAAAAATTGTTGAAACAATCTTTGAAAACGCTCTCTAAAACTCCGGACTTAAAAATTGATCAGGAGCAAGAATATTCACGTGTATTATCAAATATGTTGACGGACGTGTACGTCATGGAATCAGCATTTTTACGTACGAGGAAAGCAGTTACTAAAAATGGTGAAGAAAGAGAGCGTACGAAGCAAATGATAACAGATGTTATTTGTGAAGAAGGATATCGTAAAGTAGAAGAAGCTGCGATTTCCATTCTTTCAGCAGCTGTCGCAGAAGAACAAGATAGAAGTGTAGTTTTAGCTGAAATCCGTCAATTATTAGTGCCTTTATACACGAACTTATTTACGAAAAAGAGAGATATTGCGAAAGCTATTATAAATCGCGGAAAATATATTGTGTAAATAGGAGGAAAGCGATATGAAAAAGATTGGTTTTATCGGTTTAGGTAACATGGGTCTTCCAATGTCTAAAAATTTAGTTAAATCAAGTTACACAGTATACGGAGTGGATTTGAATAAAGAAGCTGAAGCTTCCTTTGAAAAGGAAGGCGGAATTATCGGTTTATCAATTTCGAAACTAGCAGAGACATGTGATGTGATTTTTACAAGTTTACCGTCACCTCGTGCTGTTGAAGCAGTATATTTTGGAGCAGAAGGGTTATTTGAAAATAGCCACTCAAATGTAGTTTTAATTGATACAAGTACAGTATCTCCACAGTTAAACAAACAGTTAGAGGAGTCGGCGAAGAAAAAGAAAGTAGACTTTTTAGCAGCACCTGTTAGTGGTGGGGTAATTGGTGCAGAAAACCGTACATTAACGTTTATGGTTGGTGGATCGAAAGAAGTATATGAAAAAACTGAATCTGTCATGGAAGTACTTGGAGCGAATGTTTTCCATGTTAGTGAGCAGATTGATAGTGGTACAACTGTTAAATTAATTAACAATCTATTAATTGGTTTTTATACAGCTGGTGTGAGTGAAGCTTTAACATTAGCTAAAAAGAACAATATGGATTTAGATAAAATGTTTGATATTTTAAATGTAAGTTATGGCCAAAGTAGAATTTATGAGCGTAATTATAAAAGTTTCATTGCATCAGAAAACTACGAGCCAGGCTTTACTGTAAATCTATTAAAGAAAGATTTAGGCTTTGCGGTTGATTTAGCTAAGGAAAGTGAACTCCACTTACCAGTAAGTGAAATGCTATTAAACGTATATGAAGAAACGAGTAAAGCAGGATATGGTGAAAACGATATGGCTGCTTTATATAAGAAAGTTAGCGAACAATTAATTTCTAATCAAAAATAATAGACTTATATACATCATAAAAAAGGAGAGAATATAATGATTACAACTGAAATTAAACGAGTAAAAAATCATATTAATGGTGAGTGGGTTGAATCAACAGGTACGGAAGTAGAAGCAGTTCCGAATCCAGCGACTGGAAAAATTATTGCTTACGTTCCACTATCTCCAAAAGAGGATGTTGAAAAGGCTGTTGAAGCTGCAAAAGCGGCATACGAAAAATGGTCTAAAGTACCAGTTCCGAATCGTTCAAGACAATTATATAAATATTTACAGCTTTTACAAGAAAACAAAGATGAGCTTGCAAAAATCATTACACTTGAAAACGGTAAAACACTAACGGATGCAACTGGTGAAGTGCAGCGTGGTATTGAAGCAGTAGAACTTGCAACATCAGCACCAAATTTAATGATGGGACAAGCTCTTCCGAATATTGCTAGTGGAATTGATGGATCGATTTGGCGCTATCCAATCGGAGTTGTTGCTGGTATTACACCGTTCAACTTCCCGATGATGATTCCATTATGGATGTTCCCACTTGCAATTGCTTGTGGTAATACATTCGTATTAAAAACATCTGAAAGAACACCGCTTTTAGCAGAGCGACTTGTAGAGTTATTCTATGAAGCTGGTTTTCCAAAAGGGGTATTAAATTTAGTACAAGGCGGAAAAGATGTTGTAAATAGCATCTTAGAAAATAAAGATATTCAAGCTGTTTCGTTTGTTGGCTCTGAGCCAGTGGCACGCTACGTATATGAAACTGGTACAAAAAATGGTAAACGTGTACAAGCGTTAGCAGGTGCGAAAAACCATGCGGTTGTTATGCCAGATTGCAACCTTGAAAAAACTGTACAAGGTGTAATTGGGTCTGCGTTCGCAAGTAGTGGAGAGCGCTGCATGGCATGTTCAGTAGTAGCAGTAGTAGATGAAATTGCTGATGAATTCATTGATGTATTAGTAGCAGAAACGAAGAAGTTAAAAGTAGGTGACGGTTTCAACGAAGATAATTATGTTGGACCATTAATCCGTGAATCTCATAAAGAACGTGTTTTAGGCTATATTAATAGTGGTGTAGCAGATGGAGCAACATTATTAGTAGATGGTCGTAAAATTAATGAAGAAGTTGGAGAAGGATACTTTGTTGGTGCAACAATCTTTGATGGCGTAAATCAAGAGATGAAAATTTGGCAAGATGAAATTTTTGCTCCAGTATTAAGTATTGTAAGAGTAAAAGATTTAGAAGAAGGTATTAAGGTGACAAATCAATCGGAATTTGCAAATGGTGCGGTTATTTATACGTCAAATGGTAAACATGCACAAACATTCCGTGATAATATCGATGCTGGTATGATCGGTGTAAACGTAAACGTTCCAGCACCAATGGCATTCTTCGCATTTGCAGGAAATAAAGCTTCCTTCTT
Encoded here:
- a CDS encoding acyl-CoA dehydrogenase family protein, which gives rise to MEKTKLPWDEFFSLNKDVNNTFFTPEDFSGDEDLIAKTTEQFVKQEIVPQIENIEQHNYKVSRQLFEKAGELGLLSIEVPEEYGGFELGKAVSGLVAEKMGYAGAFSVSFNIHAGVGTLPYIYYGTKEQKEKYLPKIASGEWIGAYALTEPNAGSDALSAKTSAVLNEDGTAWKLNGEKQWITNAHMADVYVVFAKTNKGMTAFIVERTCEGVSIGLEEKKMGIKGSSTATLILEDVVIPAENVLGEVGKGHHVALNILNFARLKLAFGNIGTAKQAIGLSVQYGKERKQFQTELVDFTMIQEKIANMIISTYGAESAAYRTAGVIDEAIHESDEDLMKKMSQFAIECALNKVNASETLGNIVDEAVQIHGGYGYMQEYEVERLYRDARISRIFEGTNEINRLTVAKMLMKQIEQIEEHEVESDMENVERNHRYILLAKKLLKQSLKTLSKTPDLKIDQEQEYSRVLSNMLTDVYVMESAFLRTRKAVTKNGEERERTKQMITDVICEEGYRKVEEAAISILSAAVAEEQDRSVVLAEIRQLLVPLYTNLFTKKRDIAKAIINRGKYIV
- a CDS encoding NAD(P)-dependent oxidoreductase, with protein sequence MKKIGFIGLGNMGLPMSKNLVKSSYTVYGVDLNKEAEASFEKEGGIIGLSISKLAETCDVIFTSLPSPRAVEAVYFGAEGLFENSHSNVVLIDTSTVSPQLNKQLEESAKKKKVDFLAAPVSGGVIGAENRTLTFMVGGSKEVYEKTESVMEVLGANVFHVSEQIDSGTTVKLINNLLIGFYTAGVSEALTLAKKNNMDLDKMFDILNVSYGQSRIYERNYKSFIASENYEPGFTVNLLKKDLGFAVDLAKESELHLPVSEMLLNVYEETSKAGYGENDMAALYKKVSEQLISNQK
- a CDS encoding CoA-acylating methylmalonate-semialdehyde dehydrogenase, whose translation is MITTEIKRVKNHINGEWVESTGTEVEAVPNPATGKIIAYVPLSPKEDVEKAVEAAKAAYEKWSKVPVPNRSRQLYKYLQLLQENKDELAKIITLENGKTLTDATGEVQRGIEAVELATSAPNLMMGQALPNIASGIDGSIWRYPIGVVAGITPFNFPMMIPLWMFPLAIACGNTFVLKTSERTPLLAERLVELFYEAGFPKGVLNLVQGGKDVVNSILENKDIQAVSFVGSEPVARYVYETGTKNGKRVQALAGAKNHAVVMPDCNLEKTVQGVIGSAFASSGERCMACSVVAVVDEIADEFIDVLVAETKKLKVGDGFNEDNYVGPLIRESHKERVLGYINSGVADGATLLVDGRKINEEVGEGYFVGATIFDGVNQEMKIWQDEIFAPVLSIVRVKDLEEGIKVTNQSEFANGAVIYTSNGKHAQTFRDNIDAGMIGVNVNVPAPMAFFAFAGNKASFFGDLGTNGTDGVQFYTRKKVVTERWF